One genomic region from Xenopus laevis strain J_2021 chromosome 2L, Xenopus_laevis_v10.1, whole genome shotgun sequence encodes:
- the zc3h10.L gene encoding uncharacterized protein LOC100036797 isoform X1 codes for MPNRDNVANCGSSGSGSEEAAAVVEHVCRDFLRNVCKRGKRCRFKHPDAGDVSDLGVQKNEFVFCHDFQNKECERPNCRFIHGTKDDEEYYKKTGELPPRLRHKVAAGLGLSPTDLPNKDEVPICRDFLKGDCQRGDRCKFRHLQREYEHQYDYSCDTRGGMINIGLSPGSLSAPTTRAYEHYGSCDGLTDTDYYSSCYRYGDRFDDPVMKRRRMGYDGYYSGSPVEYRLLEEENVMLRRRVEDLKKQVSVLAATNEVLLDQNAQFRSQAKVVTLSTLSTTAPTNEQGVRSVTNYNHGIAQTHTTLSSHALQPRVVTQQELVASSGAPASSQSNAPQQLNPEIAPLSAALAQTIAQGMAPPPVSMAPVAVSVAPVAVSMSQPLSCITMSHATTPMVTYPIASQSMRITALPH; via the coding sequence ATGCCTAACAGGGATAATGTAGCAAACTGTGGCAGCAGTGGTAGCGGCAGCGAGGAGGcagcagctgttgtggaacatgTTTGCCGTGACTTTCTGCGCAATGTATGCAAGCGTGGCAAACGCTGCCGCTTCAAGCATCCAGATGCTGGCGATGTGTCTGACCTTGGGGTTCAGAAGAATGAGTTTGTGTTTTGCCATGAttttcaaaataaagaatgtGAACGGCCGAATTGTCGCTTTATTCATGGTACAAAGGATGATGAGGAGTACTATAAGAAAACAGGAGAACTCCCACCTCGCTTGCGGCATAAAGTAGCAGCTGGATTAGGCCTGTCACCTACTGACTTGCCAAACAAGGATGAAGTACCCATCTGCCGTGATTTCCTAAAGGGGGATTGCCAGCGTGGGGACCGGTGCAAATTCCGACACTTGCAGCGTGAATATGAGCACCAGTATGATTATTCTTGTGATACGAGGGGAGGGATGATAAATATTGGTCTGAGCCCAGGAAGCTTATCTGCCCCTACAACTCGTGCCTATGAACATTATGGCAGTTGTGATGGTCTTACAGACACAGATTATTATTCTTCTTGCTACCGTTATGGGGACCGTTTTGACGATCCAGTTATGAAGAGAAGGCGCATGGGATACGATGGATATTATAGTGGTTCTCCAGTAGAGTACCGTCTCCTGGAAGAAGAGAATGTTATGCTCCGTAGACGTGTTGAGGACCTTAAAAAGCAAGTTTCTGTTTTGGCAGCAACCAATGAGGTTTTACTGGATCAAAATGCCCAGTTTCGTAGCCAGGCCAAAGTTGTTACCCTTAGTACACTGAGTACTACAGCCCCAACTAATGAGCAAGGTGTGAGATCTGTCACCAACTACAACCATGGCATTGCCCAAACACACACCACGCTTAGCAGTCATGCGTTGCAGCCACGAGTTGTTACTCAGCAGGAGCTTGTGGCTTCCTCTGGTGCACCTGCTTCTTCTCAAAGCAATGCCCCTCAGCAGCTAAACCCAGAAATAGCCCCATTGTCTGCAGCGCTGGCGCAAACCATTGCTCAAGGCATGGCACCTCCTCCTGTATCCATGGCTCCTGTAGCTGTTTCTGTGGCTCCAGTGGCTGTTTCAATGTCTCAGCCCCTGTCTTGTATCACAATGAGCCATGCCACTACACCCATGGTTACTTATCctatagcctcacagagcatgcGCATAACAGCCTTGCCTCACTGA